A stretch of DNA from Acinetobacter sp. C26M:
ACTATGTGGACTATAAACCCGCCACTTCGGTGGTTGATGGAGTGAAAAACTTTGTCGATTGGTATCGCCAATACCACAATATTTAACAACCCTTAAAGCAAAAAAAATCAGGCATTCCGCCTGATTTTTTTATCCTATTCATCTATTCAATTTCAAGATAAATAACACTTGAATTATTGCCAAGACTCTTTAATCCAATCCGATGGCAATACATAGCGATACCACTTACCACCGCCACCACTGATCGCATCAGGTGGGTTAATCTCACCATGGAAAATAATAATTTTTGCACCTTTCGGTTTTACAGGTGGCTGGAAATAAGCAAATGGCACTCGTCTTAAACAGTGGTATTTATAGCTTTTGCACCACTCTTTATTCCAATAACTCAATTTGCCTTCTTTATGCACAAACCAAGACAGGTACTCTTGTTCATTACGGAACTTTTGACTGATCTCTTTAAAGTTTGCACGGAAGTACGGCAAAATATCAGGGAAAGCGCCCAGTTTAAAACGATAAACCGAACTATTGCCTGTGATACGCCAAGGGCGTTTCCAGTCGTGAATCACCAAGAACTCACCTTCCGCTTGGAAGAAGCAGTCAATATTATCAATGATCACTACATCCAGATCGAGGAATAAAGCATTTCCTTTTAAGCCATACAGATCAGGTTCAAAGGTCGACAGTTTATTCCAGCCACGCTCAGGGCTACCAGCAGGTAAATCTAAAGATGGAATTGGGAAACATTGAACATTCGGGTCAATACCTTCGGTACGATCCGTTAAGCACACCATTTTAAAAGGCAAAGTCAAATGACGTTTGACCATGTTATACAAACGGTTGACGTACTCAGCACCATACTTGGTTCCCCACTTCATGCATAAGATCACATTGTCTTCATGAGTTGCCGAATTTTGTTGAATATCTACCATCTGATAACCTTAAATGCTTGAGATACGAGGCTACACTTTGTCCAAAAAAACAAAAAGTGTTCAATCATATGCACTGAATATACGCTCATCTTAGCATAGAGCGGATTGTTTTTTTTAGTATTAATTCGTCAATAAAAAAGCGAAGCCTAAGCTTCGCCTTTGTGCACGATTACAGCTTATTTAATATAAGTTAACCAGTGCGCATATTTGTCATTGCGACCTTGTACTGCGTCAAAGAAAGTCTTTTGAATCACAGTGGTAATCGGACCACGCGAACCACAACCGATTTCACGGTCATCATATTCACGGATTGGCGTCACTTCCGCGGCAGTACCGGTAAAGAATGCTTCATCTGCAATGTAGAATTCATCACGGGTAATACGGCGTTCCACCACTTCATAACCAAGGTCTTTAGCAATGGTAATCACGGTTTGACGGGTAATCCCTTCTAACGCGCCACCTGCTAAATCAGGGGTATGCAAGACACCATCTTTGATCAGGAATACGTTCTCGCCCGCACCTTGGCAAACAAAGCCTTGTGGGTCAAGCAACATTGCTTCGTCATAACCTGAACGCGCTACTTCCTGATGAGCCAAGATCGACACCGTATAGTTACCACATGCTTTTGCTTTACACATGGTCACGTTTGGATGGTGATGCGTGAATGAAGAGGTTTTTACACGAATACCACGTGCCATTGCTTCTTCACCTAGGTATGCACCCCAACCCCATGCTGCAACCGCGGCATGAATGGTGTTGTCAGTTGCGGCAATACCGAGTTTTTCAGAACCAATCCAAATCAATGGACGTAAATAGCAAGATGCTAATTTATTTTCACGAACCACATCAATTTGTGCTTGTTCTAGTGTCGCTTGATCAAATGGAACATTCATTTGATAAATTTTTGCTGAATTTAATAAGCGTTTAGTATGATCTTGCAAACGGAAGATTGCTGTACCATTCGGTGTTTCGTAAGCTCTGACGCCTTCAAAGACACCCATGCTGTAGTGTAGTGTGTGAGTTAAGACGTGAATTTTTGCATCACGCCAATCAACTAATTTTCCATCTTGCCAAATAAAACCATCACGATCAGCCAAACTCATCGCATATACTCCATTTTCTTTTTTACACAATTATTCACTTTCCAATGCTTGCGCAGTTGGAT
This window harbors:
- a CDS encoding branched-chain amino acid transaminase; amino-acid sequence: MSLADRDGFIWQDGKLVDWRDAKIHVLTHTLHYSMGVFEGVRAYETPNGTAIFRLQDHTKRLLNSAKIYQMNVPFDQATLEQAQIDVVRENKLASCYLRPLIWIGSEKLGIAATDNTIHAAVAAWGWGAYLGEEAMARGIRVKTSSFTHHHPNVTMCKAKACGNYTVSILAHQEVARSGYDEAMLLDPQGFVCQGAGENVFLIKDGVLHTPDLAGGALEGITRQTVITIAKDLGYEVVERRITRDEFYIADEAFFTGTAAEVTPIREYDDREIGCGSRGPITTVIQKTFFDAVQGRNDKYAHWLTYIK
- a CDS encoding glycosyltransferase, with the translated sequence MVDIQQNSATHEDNVILCMKWGTKYGAEYVNRLYNMVKRHLTLPFKMVCLTDRTEGIDPNVQCFPIPSLDLPAGSPERGWNKLSTFEPDLYGLKGNALFLDLDVVIIDNIDCFFQAEGEFLVIHDWKRPWRITGNSSVYRFKLGAFPDILPYFRANFKEISQKFRNEQEYLSWFVHKEGKLSYWNKEWCKSYKYHCLRRVPFAYFQPPVKPKGAKIIIFHGEINPPDAISGGGGKWYRYVLPSDWIKESWQ